In one window of Saprospiraceae bacterium DNA:
- a CDS encoding aldehyde dehydrogenase family protein, producing MSVTTVPVLYLRDSKDLIRDGFLKLEEARQRDPYPSLKDRMAGLERLEKTLLAKRNEIKQALEADFRKPAFETDGSEFLTCLIEIRKARRNLKFWMQNRSVNTPLEMTGTRSFLRYEPKGVILILSPWNYPLNLSIIPLVAAWAAGNKIILKPSEFTDHTSKLLREIIHESFKSDEVLLVEGDADIAEFLIQLPFHHIFFTGSQDKARKILKMTAERLIPVTLELGGKTPVIIDSGCEIEKYVKDIAFAKCLNAGQTCIAPDFILLPEHMKDVFQKAWNQSLIDFYGNHIIANPSYCGIIHKKHFTKLIDLVRQSAEEGAIPDSDLEFNEDLLKIKPILLWNSDWNHTTMEDEIFGPLLPIITYKDCKEFIAPLNKMKVPLTLYLFSNNEKWLSELTNKVKSGGVSYNNCLINYCNFNLPFGGLRESGSGFNHGKYGFEAFSHLRAISKQGKWLNILRLFHPPYTNFKSSLMNLFIKLIGKI from the coding sequence ATGTCTGTTACAACAGTTCCAGTGCTTTATTTGCGAGATTCAAAAGATTTGATTCGTGATGGTTTTTTGAAATTGGAGGAAGCCCGTCAAAGGGATCCTTATCCTTCATTAAAGGATAGAATGGCTGGCCTTGAACGGTTGGAAAAGACCTTGCTTGCTAAAAGAAATGAAATCAAACAGGCATTGGAAGCAGATTTCAGAAAACCTGCTTTTGAGACCGATGGATCTGAATTTCTAACCTGTCTGATAGAGATCAGAAAAGCCCGGCGTAATCTTAAATTCTGGATGCAGAATAGAAGTGTGAATACTCCTTTGGAAATGACGGGGACCCGAAGCTTTCTGCGGTATGAGCCAAAAGGAGTCATATTGATTTTATCTCCGTGGAATTATCCCTTAAACCTGAGTATCATTCCGCTGGTTGCTGCCTGGGCTGCAGGAAATAAAATTATTTTAAAACCTTCTGAATTTACGGATCACACTTCAAAATTATTGAGAGAAATCATTCACGAAAGTTTCAAAAGTGATGAAGTTTTACTTGTTGAAGGAGATGCGGACATTGCCGAGTTTTTAATTCAATTGCCCTTCCATCACATCTTCTTTACGGGGTCGCAGGATAAAGCCAGAAAAATTTTGAAGATGACGGCCGAAAGGCTGATTCCGGTTACATTGGAATTGGGTGGTAAAACTCCGGTGATCATCGACTCTGGATGTGAAATTGAAAAGTATGTAAAAGATATTGCTTTCGCAAAATGTTTGAATGCAGGACAAACCTGTATTGCACCTGATTTTATTTTGTTGCCTGAACACATGAAAGATGTCTTTCAAAAGGCCTGGAATCAATCCTTGATTGATTTTTATGGGAATCATATCATTGCTAATCCATCATATTGTGGGATCATCCATAAAAAGCATTTTACTAAATTAATAGATTTGGTAAGGCAAAGTGCCGAAGAAGGTGCGATCCCCGATTCAGATTTGGAATTCAATGAAGACTTACTTAAAATAAAACCCATCTTGTTGTGGAACAGCGATTGGAATCATACTACCATGGAAGATGAGATCTTTGGACCCTTATTGCCAATCATTACTTATAAAGATTGTAAAGAATTTATTGCTCCTCTGAATAAAATGAAAGTTCCTTTGACGCTTTACTTATTCAGCAACAACGAGAAATGGCTTTCCGAATTGACAAATAAAGTAAAATCAGGAGGAGTCAGTTACAACAATTGCCTCATCAATTATTGTAATTTTAATTTACCTTTTGGTGGATTGCGCGAGAGTGGTTCGGGTTTTAACCATGGTAAATATGGCTTTGAAGCATTTTCACATTTGCGGGCAATCAGCAAACAAGGTAAATGGCTGAATATTTTAAGATTGTTTCATCCTCCTTACACGAATTTCAAATCCAGTCTGATGAATTTGTTTATAAAATTAATAGGAAAAATATGA
- a CDS encoding NADP-dependent malic enzyme → MDIFERSLKLHEELRGKISVENKLDITSAEDLSLAYSPGVAAPCEEIYAHPEKVYDYTIKGNTVAIVSDGSAVLGLGNIGPHAAIPVMEGKAMLFKRFAGINGFPICLATQKTEELIQIIKNLAPVFGGINLEDISSPRCFEVEDNLQDIGIPVFHDDQHGTAIVVLAALMNYCKLTHRRMEDLRIVINGAGAAGIAIARYLGRKDPLATNQHIVKEIIMCDTMGIIHRNRMGLQGIKLELLSYTNPRNLSGTVAHALVGMDVFIGVSKANLLDRKHIQIMAKDPLILALANPIPEILPDEAKAGGAFIVCTGRSDFPNQVNNVLAFPGIFLGAFQVRAKKITLSMKFAAAAAIASSVSDPRPDCIIPPPLDESVALKVAKAVANAYPPGS, encoded by the coding sequence ATGGACATATTTGAGCGCTCGTTAAAGCTGCACGAGGAACTGCGGGGTAAAATTTCAGTAGAAAACAAATTGGACATCACTTCTGCAGAGGACCTGTCATTGGCTTATTCACCGGGTGTTGCCGCGCCTTGTGAAGAAATTTATGCACACCCCGAGAAAGTATATGATTACACCATAAAAGGCAATACGGTTGCCATTGTAAGCGATGGATCGGCTGTGTTGGGACTAGGAAACATTGGACCCCATGCTGCCATACCGGTAATGGAGGGCAAGGCCATGCTTTTTAAAAGATTCGCTGGGATCAATGGATTTCCAATCTGTCTGGCAACCCAAAAAACCGAAGAACTCATCCAAATTATCAAAAACCTGGCCCCGGTGTTTGGCGGGATTAATCTCGAAGATATTTCATCTCCCAGATGTTTTGAAGTGGAAGACAACTTACAGGATATAGGAATTCCGGTTTTCCATGATGATCAGCATGGCACTGCCATTGTCGTACTCGCAGCCTTGATGAATTATTGTAAGCTCACCCACCGGCGAATGGAAGATCTTCGCATTGTAATTAACGGGGCTGGAGCTGCAGGAATAGCAATAGCCCGATATCTGGGCCGGAAAGATCCTTTGGCTACCAATCAGCATATCGTAAAAGAGATCATCATGTGCGACACGATGGGCATTATCCACAGGAATCGCATGGGTCTGCAGGGAATTAAACTCGAACTTTTGTCCTATACAAACCCGAGAAATTTGTCCGGGACCGTTGCGCATGCTCTTGTCGGGATGGATGTATTTATTGGGGTAAGCAAAGCCAATCTGCTCGACAGGAAGCACATACAAATCATGGCCAAAGATCCATTGATCCTGGCGCTTGCGAATCCGATTCCGGAAATCCTCCCCGATGAAGCCAAAGCAGGAGGAGCATTTATTGTTTGTACCGGTCGGTCCGATTTTCCCAATCAGGTGAACAATGTGCTCGCATTTCCGGGAATATTTTTAGGAGCATTTCAGGTGCGGGCAAAGAAAATAACACTTTCCATGAAATTTGCAGCGGCAGCGGCTATTGCCTCTTCAGTATCTGACCCACGTCCGGATTGCATTATTCCACCTCCCCTTGACGAAAGTGTTGCTCTAAAAGTGGCAAAAGCCGTGGCCAATGCCTATCCGCCAGGTTCATGA
- the secG gene encoding preprotein translocase subunit SecG — MLTLITILIALDCILLIGVILIQNPKGGGVDSTFGGQSANQMFGAAKSADFIEKLTWWLAGVLVALCVVASLIASAEGNIGNANPEETPTEQPAEPPAQGGGTQ; from the coding sequence ATGTTGACGCTGATAACCATTTTGATTGCTTTGGATTGTATTTTACTGATCGGAGTGATTCTGATTCAGAATCCAAAGGGAGGAGGTGTTGACTCAACATTTGGAGGTCAGAGCGCCAATCAAATGTTCGGGGCTGCCAAGTCTGCCGATTTTATTGAAAAACTCACCTGGTGGCTTGCCGGCGTCTTAGTGGCACTTTGTGTGGTTGCTTCTTTGATTGCATCCGCAGAAGGGAATATAGGCAATGCCAATCCGGAAGAGACTCCTACAGAACAACCTGCCGAACCACCGGCACAGGGGGGAGGAACCCAGTAA
- the smpB gene encoding SsrA-binding protein SmpB yields the protein MCSQVSVIEIINRKAAHLYHFHQSFEAGLVLSGSEVKSIKAGNANLSDAYCIVEHGEVKIKNMHISEYKQSQEREYNPKRERKLLLNKTEIRKIERKISEKGFTLIPYKIYLSDRGLIKMEVIVASGKKSYDKRESIREKDERREMERNYKANG from the coding sequence ATTTGCAGTCAAGTGAGTGTAATTGAAATTATAAACAGGAAAGCCGCACATCTCTACCACTTTCATCAGTCTTTTGAAGCGGGTTTGGTTCTCAGTGGTAGCGAGGTGAAATCGATCAAAGCTGGCAATGCCAACCTGAGCGACGCATATTGTATTGTGGAACACGGAGAGGTGAAGATTAAAAATATGCACATCTCGGAATACAAGCAAAGCCAGGAGCGGGAATACAATCCTAAACGGGAACGCAAATTACTCCTCAATAAAACCGAGATCCGAAAAATTGAAAGAAAGATCTCAGAAAAAGGTTTTACGCTGATTCCTTATAAGATCTATTTATCGGATCGCGGTTTGATCAAAATGGAGGTGATAGTAGCTTCCGGAAAAAAATCTTACGACAAGCGCGAATCCATCCGCGAAAAAGACGAACGGAGGGAAATGGAAAGAAACTACAAAGCGAATGGTTAA
- a CDS encoding S9 family peptidase, which produces MIAFRFYFCLLLIPFILCGQDKTFGLEDIYEKGTFSAKGVPHFKFMNDGQHYTRLMGTKITKFSIVDGKETEVLMDASLLPELKGKMESYSFSNDETKVLIATASEQIYRYSFIAEYYVYDLKMKKLIRLFPKGKIKYPSFDPEATKVAFVFENNLYYQDLSNQKLIQITKDGKVNQIINGASDWVYEEEFTLTKAYAWSPAGDQIAYFRFDESRVKEFTLEYFRNDLYPEKYTFKYPKVGEENAKLSVWNYNLKKKKCRQLNIGPRVDDYLPRIQWTKNNVDLCVSWMNRDQNHLKLILVNTQENLFRILLEEKNKYYIDIHDHLTFLDGNKFLWASEMDGYNHLYLYGLDGKLVNQLTSGNEEMTEFYGLSEDGNKILCQFATNSGLERTLRLIDIQTKEIHPVWSSSGNQNAQASPGLKYLVLSTSTIKSPTQYRITDKFGTVIRDLELNEALTERIKEFKLSEVQLMQIPNREGVLLNAAIIKPKDFVLGKKYPVFMFLYGGPGSQQVMNRWNSFGYFWWLQMLAQKGYIICVVDNRGTGGRGEEFKKMTYLQLGKFETEDQIDAAKYLGSQDFVDAERIGIFGWSYGGYMSSLCILKGNEVFKSAIAVAPVTNWKWYDTVYTERYMRRVSDNAKGYDENSPVNFADRLKGNYLLIHGMADDNVHFQNSVEMADALIKHRKQFDTYFYPNKNHGIGGMNARMHLFTKMTDFVLNKI; this is translated from the coding sequence ATGATAGCATTTCGTTTTTATTTTTGTTTACTTCTAATTCCGTTCATCCTTTGCGGACAAGATAAAACTTTCGGTCTTGAAGATATTTACGAAAAAGGAACCTTTTCTGCGAAAGGGGTCCCTCATTTTAAATTCATGAATGATGGTCAGCACTACACGCGATTGATGGGAACTAAAATTACCAAATTCTCGATCGTCGATGGAAAAGAAACAGAAGTCCTCATGGATGCTTCTTTGCTTCCTGAATTGAAAGGAAAAATGGAATCGTACAGCTTTAGCAATGACGAAACAAAAGTTTTGATCGCAACGGCTTCAGAACAAATTTACCGGTATTCATTTATTGCGGAATATTATGTGTATGACCTGAAAATGAAAAAATTGATTCGGTTGTTCCCAAAGGGGAAAATCAAATACCCATCATTTGATCCGGAGGCAACGAAAGTTGCATTTGTGTTTGAGAACAATTTGTATTACCAGGATTTATCAAATCAAAAACTAATTCAAATTACGAAAGACGGAAAGGTCAATCAAATTATCAATGGTGCTTCAGACTGGGTCTACGAAGAAGAATTTACTTTAACCAAAGCTTATGCATGGTCTCCTGCAGGTGATCAAATTGCTTATTTCCGTTTCGACGAAAGCCGTGTCAAAGAATTTACGCTTGAATATTTCAGGAATGATCTCTATCCAGAGAAGTATACATTCAAATATCCAAAGGTTGGGGAAGAGAATGCGAAATTGAGTGTTTGGAATTACAATTTGAAAAAGAAAAAATGCAGGCAACTGAATATAGGTCCGAGAGTGGATGATTATCTTCCGCGGATTCAATGGACTAAAAATAATGTTGATTTGTGTGTAAGCTGGATGAACAGGGACCAGAATCACTTGAAGTTGATCCTCGTCAATACCCAAGAAAATTTATTCCGGATACTGCTCGAGGAAAAGAATAAATACTACATCGATATTCACGATCATTTGACGTTTTTGGATGGAAATAAATTTTTATGGGCCAGTGAAATGGATGGTTACAACCACCTTTATTTATACGGTCTCGATGGCAAATTGGTCAATCAGCTGACATCCGGCAACGAAGAGATGACGGAATTTTACGGACTAAGCGAGGACGGAAATAAAATTTTATGTCAGTTTGCAACCAACTCCGGACTGGAAAGGACTTTGCGATTGATTGATATCCAAACAAAAGAGATTCATCCCGTTTGGTCTTCATCGGGCAATCAAAATGCACAGGCAAGCCCCGGACTCAAATACCTGGTGCTATCCACTTCCACCATCAAAAGCCCAACGCAATATAGAATTACCGACAAATTTGGAACGGTCATCAGGGATCTGGAGTTGAATGAAGCCCTTACTGAAAGAATCAAGGAATTTAAGCTATCGGAAGTTCAGCTGATGCAAATACCCAACCGCGAAGGAGTGTTGTTGAATGCGGCCATTATTAAACCCAAAGATTTTGTGTTGGGTAAAAAATACCCTGTATTTATGTTTTTATATGGCGGACCGGGTAGCCAGCAAGTTATGAACCGGTGGAATTCATTTGGATATTTCTGGTGGCTTCAAATGTTGGCACAAAAGGGATACATCATTTGTGTTGTCGACAACAGAGGTACAGGGGGCAGGGGAGAAGAATTTAAAAAGATGACCTATCTGCAACTGGGAAAATTTGAAACGGAAGATCAGATTGATGCTGCCAAGTATTTGGGATCTCAGGATTTTGTAGATGCAGAACGGATTGGAATTTTTGGTTGGAGTTACGGTGGATACATGTCGAGTTTGTGCATCCTTAAAGGAAATGAAGTATTTAAATCGGCGATCGCAGTGGCCCCGGTGACCAACTGGAAATGGTATGATACAGTTTATACGGAGCGATATATGCGTAGGGTTTCCGACAATGCGAAGGGTTATGATGAAAATTCTCCGGTCAATTTTGCAGATCGATTAAAAGGAAATTACCTGTTGATTCATGGAATGGCTGATGATAATGTTCATTTTCAGAATTCGGTTGAAATGGCAGACGCATTGATCAAACACCGCAAACAGTTTGATACTTATTTTTACCCAAATAAAAATCATGGCATCGGAGGAATGAATGCGAGGATGCATCTCTTTACGAAAATGACTGATTTTGTATTGAATAAAATCTAA
- a CDS encoding DNA polymerase III subunit alpha, producing MHLSVHSYFSLRYGTLSPGQLAKEAARLEINVLPLTDINNCSAAFSFAQACIQEGVRPIFGLEFRQHGKFLYTALAKNAEGIAEINRQLSRLSQENIETRAPDWQHCFIIYRTAPCELSALKVNEFIGIKPAEVPALFSSSLRPHVDKLVVFSPVSFLNGQGFRTHKLLRCIDLNIVVGKLEMSDCAAEDEVFFTPRQIREIFSQYPVILRNTEAILDECRFEMPSEDANNRRCFTGTPEGDYKLLAKLAFQGCRRRYGAHHDRATDRVRRELQVIHRLGFSAYFLITWDIVRYAQSAGYYHVGRGSGANSIVAFCLFITDVDPLELDLYFERFINPHRTSPPDFDIDFSWSERDDVTEYIFERYGREYTALLATYNSFKGKSIVRELGKVFGLPKGDIDTIIDHPKATDKHHPFAKHIFNYGKQIEKFPNYLSIHAGGIIISERPLYYHTALQQMPKGFPITHFDMYGAEDLRFHKFDILSQRGLGHIKDAVDLVRKNHGRSVEIHDIQSIKSNTRVRDQLRSGHCIGCFYIESPAMRGLLTKLHCDNYVHLVAASSIIRPGVAQSGMMREYIERFHHPEKVEYLHPVFKEHLQETFGVMVYQEDVMKIVHHFAGLDLDESDVLRRIMTGKRKSSDTFRNLMEKYFKNCKERGYPDALTHEVWRQIESFSGYSFCKAHSASFAVESFQSLYLKSHYPLEFMVAVINNFGGFYNAELYIHEARMCGAQIKAPCVNNSLYLTSIEGKTIWIGFIHIHSLEQSIAQRIVRERRLNGPYTDLDNFIRRVPMGREQLLLLIRIGAFSFTGLQKAELMWQKNAVPEMGKLHALPSYLFEDASEPFEIPTLEESPYDQAFDEIELLGFPLCSPFDLLEEKPEKVLPAREMKKYNRRNVHMLGYYVTQKPVRTKQGKLMAFGTWIDSAGAFFDSTHFPPSLERFPFMGRGCYLLRGKITEDFEFPSLEVDSMKKLPYVKDGRY from the coding sequence ATGCATCTTTCGGTACACTCTTATTTCTCATTGCGATACGGGACCTTATCGCCCGGGCAGCTGGCCAAAGAGGCCGCGCGGCTTGAAATAAATGTGTTGCCACTGACCGACATCAACAATTGTTCGGCAGCCTTTTCATTTGCTCAGGCCTGTATACAAGAAGGAGTTCGTCCGATTTTTGGACTGGAATTTCGTCAGCATGGAAAATTTCTGTACACAGCTCTGGCTAAAAATGCCGAAGGCATTGCGGAGATCAACAGGCAGCTCAGCCGGCTGTCTCAGGAAAACATAGAAACCAGAGCTCCGGACTGGCAGCATTGTTTTATCATTTACCGGACAGCTCCCTGCGAACTGTCGGCTTTGAAGGTTAACGAATTCATCGGAATAAAGCCCGCGGAAGTACCTGCCCTTTTTTCTTCATCCTTGCGTCCTCACGTGGACAAGCTTGTCGTATTCAGCCCGGTTAGTTTCCTTAACGGGCAGGGCTTTCGCACGCACAAACTCCTGCGCTGCATCGATCTGAACATCGTGGTCGGCAAGCTCGAAATGAGCGATTGTGCGGCCGAGGACGAAGTGTTTTTTACTCCCCGGCAAATACGCGAAATATTTTCCCAATACCCGGTCATCCTTCGCAACACAGAAGCCATTCTCGACGAATGTCGTTTTGAGATGCCTTCGGAAGATGCCAACAACAGACGTTGTTTTACCGGAACTCCAGAGGGGGATTATAAATTATTAGCCAAACTTGCTTTTCAGGGATGCCGCAGACGCTACGGCGCACACCATGACCGCGCCACGGACCGTGTGCGCCGGGAACTGCAGGTCATCCACCGGCTTGGGTTTAGTGCCTATTTTCTCATTACCTGGGATATCGTGCGCTACGCCCAATCCGCCGGTTATTACCATGTTGGGCGGGGAAGCGGCGCCAATTCGATCGTTGCCTTCTGTCTTTTTATAACCGACGTGGACCCGCTCGAACTCGATCTCTATTTCGAACGCTTCATCAATCCGCACCGGACCAGCCCACCCGATTTTGACATCGACTTTTCGTGGAGCGAGCGCGACGATGTAACGGAATACATCTTTGAGCGTTATGGTCGCGAATACACCGCTTTGCTGGCCACCTACAACAGCTTCAAAGGAAAATCCATCGTGCGGGAGCTCGGCAAAGTGTTCGGACTTCCCAAAGGCGACATCGATACCATTATTGACCATCCCAAAGCAACCGACAAACATCATCCTTTTGCAAAACACATCTTTAATTATGGAAAACAAATTGAAAAATTTCCCAACTACCTATCCATTCATGCGGGAGGTATCATCATTTCTGAGCGGCCTCTTTACTACCACACCGCTCTCCAACAAATGCCCAAGGGTTTTCCCATCACCCATTTTGATATGTACGGTGCAGAAGACCTCCGTTTTCACAAATTCGACATTCTGAGTCAAAGAGGATTGGGTCATATCAAAGATGCGGTCGATCTCGTGCGAAAAAATCATGGAAGAAGTGTTGAAATCCACGACATCCAATCCATCAAAAGCAATACACGCGTACGAGATCAGTTGCGTTCCGGACATTGCATCGGTTGTTTCTACATCGAATCGCCGGCCATGCGTGGACTGTTGACAAAACTACATTGCGACAACTATGTTCATCTGGTGGCAGCCAGCAGCATCATCCGGCCGGGCGTTGCCCAATCGGGTATGATGCGCGAATACATCGAGCGATTTCATCATCCCGAAAAAGTCGAATACCTGCATCCGGTTTTTAAAGAACACCTGCAGGAAACATTTGGTGTCATGGTGTATCAGGAAGACGTCATGAAAATCGTACACCATTTTGCCGGACTGGATCTGGATGAATCGGATGTACTCCGGAGAATCATGACAGGTAAACGAAAGAGTTCAGACACTTTTCGAAACCTGATGGAAAAATACTTTAAAAACTGCAAAGAACGAGGTTATCCGGATGCGCTCACCCACGAGGTCTGGCGTCAAATCGAAAGTTTCAGTGGATACTCCTTTTGCAAAGCCCATTCGGCCTCTTTCGCAGTCGAATCTTTTCAAAGTCTGTATCTGAAATCTCATTACCCTTTGGAATTCATGGTTGCCGTCATCAACAATTTCGGAGGATTTTACAATGCAGAACTTTACATCCACGAAGCGCGCATGTGTGGTGCACAGATCAAAGCTCCCTGTGTCAACAACAGCTTATACCTCACCAGCATCGAAGGAAAAACGATCTGGATCGGCTTTATACACATTCACTCGCTCGAACAATCCATCGCCCAGCGCATCGTCCGAGAACGCCGTCTAAACGGGCCCTATACGGATCTCGACAATTTCATTCGCAGGGTTCCCATGGGCCGTGAGCAACTGCTGTTGCTGATCCGCATTGGCGCATTTTCTTTTACAGGTCTGCAAAAAGCGGAACTCATGTGGCAAAAAAATGCAGTTCCGGAAATGGGAAAACTACATGCACTGCCCTCTTATTTATTTGAAGATGCAAGTGAGCCTTTTGAAATCCCAACATTGGAAGAAAGCCCCTACGACCAGGCTTTCGACGAAATTGAACTGCTGGGATTTCCACTGTGCAGTCCGTTTGATCTGCTGGAAGAAAAACCGGAAAAAGTTTTACCGGCCAGGGAAATGAAAAAATACAACCGGCGAAATGTGCACATGCTCGGATACTATGTCACTCAAAAGCCCGTGCGCACCAAGCAAGGGAAACTCATGGCATTCGGCACCTGGATTGATTCGGCCGGTGCTTTCTTCGACAGCACACATTTCCCCCCATCGCTCGAGCGCTTTCCTTTTATGGGCAGAGGTTGCTATCTGCTTCGGGGAAAAATTACCGAAGACTTTGAATTTCCAAGCCTGGAAGTTGATTCAATGAAAAAATTACCCTACGTGAAAGATGGAAGATACTGA
- the nhaA gene encoding Na+/H+ antiporter NhaA: MRNVVAQLYKDFFQSEKTAGLLLMLATVFSLCVANSAFGDAYKGLFQFNLWGHSLTYWINDALMAIFFLLVGLEIERELFVGELADFKNSMLPVSAALGGMIVPAFIFLSINFGTDYSSGFGIPMATDIAFSLGILALLGTRIHISLKIFLTALAIIDDLGAILVIAFAYNSGLNGQFLMFSGGLIALMLLMRKTGFNKWWYYILPGIGLWFTIHEAGIHSTISGVILAFLIPFKKDDDHCPSFKLQHLLHKPVAYFILPLFALANTALLISNDDFVKLSSPLSLGIILGLVAGKPIGILLFSYVAVKSGIANMLPNLSWKHILAIGFLAGIGFTMSIFISLLALPDETSVNLSKLSILVASLIAATIGYLMLRFQFGKKGKRMKEDGVNSD, from the coding sequence ATGAGGAATGTTGTAGCACAGTTGTATAAGGATTTCTTTCAATCAGAGAAAACTGCAGGTTTATTATTGATGCTTGCCACAGTTTTTTCTTTATGCGTAGCCAATTCTGCATTTGGCGATGCATATAAAGGTTTATTCCAATTCAATCTTTGGGGCCATAGTTTAACTTATTGGATAAATGACGCCCTTATGGCAATATTTTTTCTATTGGTCGGATTGGAAATTGAAAGAGAACTGTTTGTTGGAGAGCTTGCCGATTTTAAAAATTCGATGCTGCCCGTATCTGCTGCTCTTGGTGGGATGATAGTACCTGCTTTCATTTTTTTAAGCATCAATTTCGGTACTGATTATTCATCGGGATTTGGAATCCCCATGGCGACAGACATTGCATTTTCTCTTGGAATCCTTGCCTTATTGGGTACTCGGATTCATATATCCTTAAAAATATTTCTTACTGCTTTGGCTATCATCGATGACCTCGGTGCCATTCTTGTTATTGCATTCGCTTACAACAGCGGACTCAATGGCCAATTCCTCATGTTTTCCGGTGGACTGATTGCACTGATGCTGCTGATGCGAAAGACAGGATTTAACAAATGGTGGTATTATATACTTCCGGGAATCGGGCTTTGGTTCACCATTCACGAAGCTGGAATCCATTCAACCATTTCTGGAGTTATTCTAGCGTTTCTTATTCCTTTTAAGAAAGATGACGATCATTGCCCTTCATTCAAACTACAACACCTGTTGCATAAACCGGTAGCTTATTTCATCCTTCCTCTGTTTGCATTGGCTAACACAGCGTTGCTCATTTCAAATGATGATTTTGTAAAGCTTTCTTCTCCATTGTCGCTGGGTATTATACTCGGATTGGTTGCAGGAAAACCCATTGGGATTTTGCTTTTTTCTTACGTTGCCGTAAAATCAGGAATTGCCAATATGTTGCCCAACCTCTCATGGAAACACATTCTGGCCATCGGATTTTTGGCAGGTATAGGTTTTACCATGTCCATCTTTATTTCTTTACTGGCCTTACCTGACGAAACATCCGTTAATCTTTCGAAACTATCCATACTTGTAGCCTCTTTAATTGCTGCTACAATTGGGTATCTGATGCTGCGATTTCAATTTGGGAAGAAGGGTAAAAGAATGAAGGAAGATGGAGTGAACTCAGATTAG